A stretch of Gorilla gorilla gorilla isolate KB3781 chromosome 9, NHGRI_mGorGor1-v2.1_pri, whole genome shotgun sequence DNA encodes these proteins:
- the LOC129525277 gene encoding large ribosomal subunit protein uL23-like, whose protein sequence is MAPKAKKEAPAPPKAEAKAKALKAKKAVLKGVHRHKKKKTRTSPAFWWPKTPRLRKQPKYPRKSTPRRNKLDHYAVIKFPLTTESAMKKTEDNNTLVFIVDVKANKHQIKKAVKKLYDIDVAKVNTLIQPDGEKKAYVQLAPDYNALDVANKIGII, encoded by the coding sequence ATGGCGCCGAAAGCAAAGAAGGAAGCTCCTGCCCCTCCTAAAGCTGAAGCCAAAGCAAAGGCTTTAAAGGCCAAGAAGGCAGTGTTGAAAGGCGTTCACCgccacaaaaaaaagaagacccgCACGTCACCTGCCTTCTGGTGGCCCAAGACACCACGACTCCGGAAGCAGCCCAAATATCCTCGGAAAAGCACCCCCAGGAGAAACAAGCTTGACCACTATGCTGTCATCAAGTTTCCATTGACCACTGAGTCTGCCATGAAGAAGACAGAAGACAACAACACACTTGTGTTCATTGTGGATGTTAAAGCCAACAAGCACCAGATCAAAaaggctgtgaagaagctctatgACATTGATGTGGCCAAGGTCAACACCCTGATTCAGCCTGATGGAGAGAAGAAAGCATATGTTCAACTGGCTCCTGATTACAATGCTTTGGATGTTGCCAACAAAATTGGGATCATCTAA